One Gemmatimonadales bacterium genomic window, GGCATTGGGTAGTTTCTGAAGGCTAAAAACCTTCGGTCAAGTAAGACAGAAGGACGGTTCCGTGGCGATGATTAAGGGGCTGGCTCCATAGTCAGCCCCTCAGTTTTTCGTGATAGCCTCCGACCCCTGGTGGTCGGCAGAGGAACCAGACCCTTACGTGAGGGGAAGTCATCACGAGCACGTAGTCGGCGGGCACGGTTGATCCGGACTCCGATTACAATCTTACAGGGAGTTTGGAGCAACATGCGTACTACCGGCACTGTGAAGTGGTTCAACGAGACGAAGGGCTTCGGGTTCATCACCCCCGAGAACGGTCAGAAGGACTGCTTCGTGCACCACTCGGCCATCAAGGCCGATGGGTTCCGGACCCTCACCGAGGGTGAGCGGGTCGAGTTCGACATCGTGCAGGGCCAGAAGGGCCCGGCGGCGGAGAACGTCGTCCGGATCGGCAGCTGACCAGGTCGTTCTGATCAGCTAAGGAGTGACGGTCGGTTCGTCACCTGACGAACCGACCGTTCGTTTCATTGCGAGGTCGAGGAGCAATACATGATCGAAGTCACGTTGGCCGAGACCGACGGCATCGAGTGGGCCATCAAGGTCTTCAAGCGGAAGGTCCAGAAGTCCGGGATCCTCAAAGAGCTCCGGCAGAAGCGGCATTACCTCAAGCCGAGCGT contains:
- a CDS encoding cold-shock protein is translated as MRTTGTVKWFNETKGFGFITPENGQKDCFVHHSAIKADGFRTLTEGERVEFDIVQGQKGPAAENVVRIGS
- the rpsU gene encoding 30S ribosomal protein S21 → MIEVTLAETDGIEWAIKVFKRKVQKSGILKELRQKRHYLKPSVARQLKSQAARRRARTRRTK